AGATCAGCAGCTGCCCCTCGTGATAAATGATGGTGAGGTCCGCGGTGTTGTAGGTCTGGCCGCCGATCGTGACCTGAGTGGCGGTTTCCGGGTACCAGGTCGCGGTGACGGGGCCGCTGCCGCTGATGTCGACGGCGAGCATGCCGGCATAACCCAGGATCCCGTCGCTCGTGTAAAAGCCGATTGTGAAATGCGTGTTGTCCGACCAGATGACATCGTATTGCGCGGCCGGATCCTTGCCCTGAATCTGGATCGGAGTGGGAACGGATTCCAAGCCGCCCTCATTTTGATTGACCGGCAGCTTATCGAGCTCCACATTTTCAGGCAGGATTTCGGTGAAAGTGGTTTGATCCATGTCTTCTTTGACGGCGTAATAGTCGTTTTCGATCCGGACGAACACGGTCTTGTCGTCCACGGCGACATTTTGCTTTTGAGCTCTGTCTTTGAGATTGTTGATGCTTTCCTGTTCGGTGACCACGTTATTTTTCAGCAGGTCGGCGACGTTATAGTCGACATCCTTGATTCTGACGGACTTGGGTTTATCGGCAGGCGCCTGATCGTCGGCGGCCGCGGAGGTCAGTTGGACGCCGTCCACCGGAACCGTGCCCGACTCCTGGACGGACTCTTCAGCCGCGGGAGCCGCGGCCTTCTCGGCCGTCGTGGTGGGCTGGGCCGGGTCATTTTCCGGAGCGATGGGCGTCGTTTGCAGGGCCAGGGCCGGACGCCCTATCAAAAGGCATGAGCTGAATAAAAGCATGGCGAGCATTATTTTTTTTGTCATGGTGAACATGGGGTCCCCTTTTTCTGAGTCGAGCGGATTTTAAGGCTATTGGAAAGGTAATGCCTGTTTGAGCGGCATGCAATAGACCGGGAGGGAAAAAGGGGAGGCTTGCGTCCGATAAACCAGCGAAAGAATAAGGGACAATTCCCCTGGGGACGGCTTCCTGTTTTATTGCTATATTGCTACATCTAACAGAAGGAGGCCTTTATGAAATACGTAGAAGGATTTGTGGTTCCGGTTCCGAAAAAGAATCTGGCGGCTTACCGCCGGCATTCCATGCAGATGTCCAAAGTGTGCCGCAAGCATGGCGCGATCGAACATGTCGTGACTTGGGCCGATGATGTGAAGCCGGGAAAATGGACCTCCTTTCCGCAGAGCGTGAAACTGAAACCGGGCGAAACGGTGGTGTTTGCTTACACGGTTTTCAAATCCAGAGCGGCCCGTGACAAGGCCTGGAAAAAAATCATGAACGATCCTGCCGTTCACAAAATGATGAAAACCCAAATGCCTTTTGACGGCAGGCGCATGTTCTGGGGCGGCTTCAAAAGCATTGTCGATGACTGAAGCGTAAGGGATATCCCTTCCGACTCGTCCTAAAGGCCTATTGCCACCCTGGGAACAGGCCTGAAAAAGTAAGCGCTGTGTGACGTCCGTCACAGGCATTGCCGGTGGATTTTTGTATAGTAACCTTGCCGGATTATAAAGCCGAAGGGAGGCCGCAATGGAGACTATGAAAGTGTCGGAACGTACAAAGGTGTGGCCGAATATCATTTTTTTTGCTGTGACGGCGCTGGGGGCCGTGGTGGGCGTTCCGTTTTACATCGCCCGGCACGGGGTTGATCCGTTCCTCATGG
This window of the Verrucomicrobiia bacterium genome carries:
- a CDS encoding DUF1428 domain-containing protein — its product is MKYVEGFVVPVPKKNLAAYRRHSMQMSKVCRKHGAIEHVVTWADDVKPGKWTSFPQSVKLKPGETVVFAYTVFKSRAARDKAWKKIMNDPAVHKMMKTQMPFDGRRMFWGGFKSIVDD